In Bacillus sp. SM2101, a single window of DNA contains:
- a CDS encoding HIRAN domain-containing protein — translation MNIQPFFVTIVGAKYYDKSEYITVGEIVVLIKDYNNPYDDEAVEVYMPNVGKIGYIANSTRTVARGTRSAGRIYDTFGEYCLAKIMFVLQGSAIAEIVDLFPANNNSIVKITSVNE, via the coding sequence ATGAATATTCAGCCTTTTTTTGTGACCATTGTTGGTGCGAAATATTATGATAAATCTGAATATATTACTGTGGGAGAAATTGTAGTACTTATAAAAGATTACAATAATCCATATGATGATGAAGCGGTTGAAGTGTATATGCCTAATGTAGGGAAAATAGGTTATATTGCAAATAGCACTCGTACTGTAGCAAGGGGTACGAGGAGTGCAGGTAGGATATATGATACTTTTGGTGAATACTGTTTGGCAAAAATCATGTTTGTTTTACAAGGAAGTGCAATTGCAGAAATAGTCGATTTATTTCCTGCTAACAATAACTCAATAGTTAAAATTACTTCAGTAAATGAATAA
- a CDS encoding threonine/serine exporter family protein — translation MIIEQLVTSFVAAAAFGIMFNVPRKSLIKCGFVGMLGWIIYVLLTGNDIDSVFSTVVASFVVAVMSQIFSRMYKTPIIVFIVSGIIPLVPGGLAYDAMRNFVQNDYNTAINLAAKAFMISGAIAIGLVFSEVINQVIRKSKLTLNRSGYSK, via the coding sequence ATGATTATAGAACAACTTGTAACAAGTTTTGTTGCAGCAGCAGCCTTTGGCATTATGTTTAATGTTCCAAGAAAATCGTTGATTAAGTGTGGCTTTGTTGGGATGTTAGGATGGATCATTTATGTCTTGTTAACGGGTAATGATATCGATTCAGTATTTTCAACAGTTGTAGCATCGTTTGTAGTTGCTGTAATGAGTCAGATTTTTTCCAGAATGTATAAAACACCAATTATTGTTTTTATCGTATCTGGAATTATCCCTTTAGTACCAGGTGGGTTAGCCTATGATGCAATGAGGAATTTTGTTCAAAATGATTATAATACTGCAATAAATTTAGCAGCTAAGGCATTTATGATTTCAGGTGCTATTGCCATTGGCCTTGTGTTTTCGGAAGTAATCAATCAAGTAATTAGAAAATCAAAACTTACATTAAATAGATCAGGCTACTCAAAATAG
- a CDS encoding ABC transporter permease: MIAKVLSSDLLKVRKKMIWFLIFLGPFGVIALQAVNFGVRYDYLTNYYAADLWGGLLENIQQLATPTLVLGIAIITSMIANIEHQVNSWKQLLALPVSRITVFSSKFYLSAMLLFLSCLLLGIGSIILGFIFKFGVSIPYIQLLKVSFYPFFAALPILTLQIWLSIVFKNQAIPLTIGILGGVLSMYSIVLPDWIFWKWPMLINDWSKVEYTVLAGILVGMVIFMLSLIDFGRRDVN, from the coding sequence ATGATCGCAAAAGTATTATCTTCAGACCTGTTAAAAGTACGCAAAAAAATGATATGGTTTCTCATCTTTTTAGGTCCGTTTGGTGTAATAGCCTTACAAGCGGTAAACTTTGGGGTGCGCTATGACTATCTTACAAATTATTATGCCGCTGATTTATGGGGAGGGCTCCTAGAAAATATCCAACAATTAGCTACGCCTACATTAGTGCTAGGAATTGCAATTATTACGTCTATGATAGCTAATATAGAGCATCAAGTGAATTCATGGAAGCAGCTTTTAGCTTTACCTGTTTCAAGAATTACCGTTTTTTCTTCAAAGTTTTATTTATCAGCCATGCTCTTATTCCTGTCTTGTTTACTATTAGGCATCGGCTCAATCATTCTTGGTTTCATATTTAAATTTGGAGTTAGCATACCTTATATACAACTCTTAAAAGTATCCTTTTATCCATTTTTCGCAGCACTACCAATCTTAACTTTGCAGATTTGGTTGTCAATTGTATTCAAAAATCAAGCAATCCCTTTAACTATCGGCATTTTAGGTGGCGTACTATCGATGTATTCTATCGTGCTACCAGACTGGATTTTTTGGAAATGGCCCATGCTTATTAATGATTGGAGTAAGGTAGAATACACTGTATTAGCAGGTATATTAGTAGGTATGGTTATTTTTATGCTTAGCCTTATTGATTTTGGGCGAAGGGACGTGAATTAA
- a CDS encoding ABC transporter ATP-binding protein: MLKQLTKPFQYKRIVEHDDKGTQVQSSKKKPQQWLTTLKRIWMYLSYKKSLLSLVLFMVVVSSSLAIIGPFLVGVAIDDYINTSNTEGFIKLLIGLAVIYVLRSLALLLQNYWMIGIAQQTVFRMRNQLFEHLHKLPIPYFDKRQHGELMSRVTNDIENVSSTLNSSVIQISSSILTLIGTVSVMLWLSPLLTLITMTIIPLLILGMKWITKRTRRVFKEQQRNLGDLNGYIEEIISGQRIVKSFSQEERVISEFLVKNERLKGTAFWSQTYSGFIPKVMNVLNNLSFALIAGIGGLFALNGMISIGTIVIFTEYSRQFTRPLNDLANQFNTLLSAVAGAERVFEVLDEDEEEVKGTNLTHLQAIQGKVDFCNVSFSYEEAESTITDVSFTVTPGETVALVGPTGAGKSTIINLLSRFYDVDKGKILIDDRDVTTVNRASLRRNMGFVLQDPFLFEGTIRENIRYGRLTATDEEVEQAAALANAHSFIQRLPQQYETVLTQDGSGISQGQKQLLSIARAILADPSILILDEATSSIDTITEIKIQEALQRLMNGRTSFIIAHRLNTIRKADQILVLNNGRIQEKGTHETLLEKKGFYKKLAGISVNLSNATMGE, encoded by the coding sequence ATGCTCAAGCAACTAACTAAGCCTTTCCAATATAAAAGAATTGTTGAACACGATGACAAAGGAACTCAAGTTCAATCATCTAAAAAGAAGCCACAACAGTGGTTAACAACATTAAAAAGGATTTGGATGTACTTATCTTATAAAAAGAGCTTGCTCTCGTTAGTATTATTTATGGTTGTTGTAAGCTCAAGCCTTGCAATTATAGGGCCATTTTTAGTAGGGGTAGCGATTGATGATTATATTAATACGTCAAATACTGAAGGTTTTATAAAGCTATTAATCGGCTTAGCGGTTATATATGTATTACGCTCTTTAGCACTATTATTACAAAACTATTGGATGATTGGTATCGCGCAACAAACAGTTTTTAGGATGAGAAATCAGCTTTTTGAACACCTCCATAAGCTTCCAATCCCATATTTTGATAAGCGTCAGCATGGTGAGCTTATGAGTAGGGTAACGAATGACATTGAAAATGTGAGCTCAACGTTAAATAGTTCAGTTATTCAAATTTCATCGAGTATACTTACGTTAATCGGAACTGTTTCAGTTATGCTATGGCTGAGTCCATTGCTTACGTTGATCACGATGACAATTATCCCTTTGTTAATTTTGGGGATGAAGTGGATTACAAAGAGAACGAGAAGAGTGTTTAAAGAGCAGCAACGAAATCTAGGAGATTTAAATGGATACATTGAAGAAATCATATCTGGCCAAAGAATCGTTAAGTCTTTTTCTCAAGAAGAACGAGTCATCTCTGAATTTTTGGTTAAAAACGAGAGATTAAAAGGGACAGCGTTTTGGTCGCAAACTTATTCAGGCTTTATTCCTAAAGTAATGAATGTCCTAAATAATCTAAGCTTCGCCTTGATTGCAGGAATCGGTGGTTTATTTGCATTAAATGGTATGATTTCTATCGGTACAATTGTTATTTTTACGGAGTATTCAAGACAATTTACACGCCCCTTAAATGACTTAGCAAACCAATTTAATACACTATTATCAGCTGTTGCGGGTGCAGAGAGAGTGTTTGAGGTATTAGACGAAGATGAAGAAGAAGTCAAAGGAACTAATTTGACTCACCTTCAGGCTATTCAGGGTAAAGTGGATTTTTGTAATGTTTCTTTTTCGTATGAGGAAGCTGAAAGCACGATAACTGATGTCAGCTTTACTGTCACTCCTGGTGAAACAGTTGCCCTTGTCGGTCCTACAGGTGCTGGAAAATCAACAATTATTAATTTACTATCGAGATTTTATGATGTGGATAAGGGCAAGATTTTAATTGATGATCGAGATGTAACGACTGTAAATAGAGCGAGCTTGCGACGTAATATGGGCTTTGTATTACAGGATCCATTCTTATTTGAAGGAACAATAAGAGAAAATATTCGTTATGGAAGGCTAACTGCAACTGATGAAGAAGTTGAACAGGCTGCAGCTTTAGCAAATGCTCATTCGTTTATTCAACGATTACCACAACAATATGAGACAGTATTAACACAGGACGGTTCTGGAATAAGTCAAGGGCAAAAACAGTTATTATCTATTGCACGAGCGATTCTAGCAGATCCATCTATCCTCATTTTAGATGAAGCGACAAGTAGCATCGATACGATTACAGAAATTAAAATACAAGAAGCACTACAGCGATTAATGAACGGTAGAACAAGCTTTATTATTGCTCATCGACTGAACACAATTCGTAAGGCTGATCAAATTTTGGTATTAAATAATGGTCGTATCCAAGAAAAAGGAACACATGAAACACTACTAGAGAAAAAAGGGTTTTATAAAAAATTGGCAGGAATTTCTGTTAATTTGTCGAATGCAACAATGGGGGAATAA
- a CDS encoding threonine/serine exporter family protein yields MEMNNQINETYDIMEVCLLAGKIMLQSGAETYRVEDTMTRIARAFDVKESHSFVTPTVIILSIEGVDPTKTKLVRISERTTDLHKVTLVNSISRQISSGELTIEQAYQSLREIEQSNVAFPFFVQILAAAFTSGCFLIMFDGEWRDFIPAFIAGGVGLFFVIYLHRLVPIKFFAEFTSSVIIGLLALLFVQIELGYELDKIIIGSVMPLVPGLLLTNAVRDLMAGHLMSGLAKSAEALLTAFAIGSGIAVVFMIF; encoded by the coding sequence ATGGAAATGAATAATCAAATAAATGAGACGTATGACATTATGGAAGTATGTCTACTTGCAGGAAAAATAATGTTACAAAGTGGTGCTGAAACTTATCGGGTTGAAGATACGATGACGCGTATCGCAAGAGCTTTTGATGTGAAGGAATCACATAGCTTTGTTACTCCAACTGTCATCATTTTATCAATTGAAGGGGTAGATCCGACTAAGACTAAGCTAGTTAGAATTTCTGAAAGAACGACAGATTTGCATAAAGTTACTTTAGTTAATAGTATTTCAAGGCAAATTAGCAGTGGTGAATTAACTATTGAGCAGGCATATCAATCATTAAGAGAAATAGAACAGTCCAATGTAGCTTTTCCATTTTTTGTGCAAATTTTAGCTGCAGCTTTTACCAGCGGTTGCTTTTTAATTATGTTTGACGGAGAGTGGCGAGATTTCATACCAGCATTTATTGCTGGTGGTGTGGGCTTGTTTTTTGTGATTTATTTACATAGGCTAGTCCCTATAAAGTTTTTTGCTGAGTTCACATCTTCAGTCATTATTGGTTTGTTAGCTTTATTGTTTGTGCAAATTGAGCTTGGGTATGAACTCGATAAAATTATAATAGGTTCAGTTATGCCATTAGTTCCTGGTTTGCTCTTAACGAATGCTGTAAGAGATTTAATGGCTGGTCACCTCATGTCAGGCTTAGCAAAAAGTGCAGAAGCCTTATTAACTGCATTTGCAATTGGTTCGGGGATAGCAGTGGTGTTTATGATCTTTTAG
- a CDS encoding aldo/keto reductase: MESTMIPLRKLGKSDLEISALGLGTWQFSKGNGMVGRFWPVLEKEEIQEIVKISLEGGINWFDTAEVYGKGKSEEGLADALNGLGDKANDALIATKWWPAMRTAKSITKTIDERLKALKGRKIDLYMVHQPFSFSSVKAEMDEMAELLKSGKICHAGVSNFNEEKMREAHKVLDQHGFPLVSNQVKYSLLDRRIEKNGILDAAKELGITLIAYSPLEQGLLTGKFHKNPDLIKNMSGPRKHFSSFKTSTLERTKPLIDLLDNLADEYNVSPSQVALNWLIHFHGETIVAIPGATKNHHAQENIGALTFKLSQNHLDELDMVSRDVSVK, encoded by the coding sequence GTGGAAAGTACAATGATTCCGCTTCGTAAATTAGGTAAATCGGACTTGGAGATTTCTGCACTGGGACTTGGTACGTGGCAATTTAGTAAAGGGAATGGCATGGTAGGCCGTTTTTGGCCAGTGCTAGAAAAAGAAGAGATTCAAGAAATAGTAAAAATTAGTTTAGAGGGCGGTATTAATTGGTTTGACACTGCAGAGGTGTATGGGAAAGGGAAGTCAGAGGAAGGGCTTGCTGATGCATTGAATGGTCTTGGAGACAAGGCGAATGATGCATTGATTGCTACAAAATGGTGGCCTGCTATGCGTACTGCAAAATCAATTACAAAAACAATTGATGAGAGGCTGAAGGCGTTAAAAGGAAGAAAGATAGATTTATATATGGTTCATCAACCATTTTCTTTTTCCAGTGTTAAGGCTGAAATGGATGAAATGGCTGAGTTGCTGAAAAGTGGGAAAATCTGTCATGCGGGTGTAAGTAATTTTAATGAGGAGAAAATGCGGGAAGCACATAAAGTATTGGATCAACATGGTTTTCCACTCGTTTCTAATCAAGTGAAATATAGCTTATTAGACAGGAGAATTGAGAAGAACGGTATATTAGATGCTGCTAAGGAACTCGGTATCACACTTATTGCGTATTCTCCTTTAGAGCAAGGGTTACTCACAGGGAAATTTCATAAAAATCCAGATTTAATTAAAAATATGTCGGGGCCACGTAAACACTTTTCTTCTTTCAAAACATCTACACTTGAAAGAACGAAACCACTGATTGATTTACTTGACAACTTGGCTGATGAATACAATGTTTCACCAAGTCAAGTTGCTTTAAATTGGCTCATCCACTTTCATGGGGAAACAATCGTTGCCATTCCTGGTGCAACAAAAAACCATCATGCACAAGAAAATATTGGCGCACTAACATTTAAATTGTCACAAAACCATCTTGATGAATTAGATATGGTGTCTAGAGATGTTTCTGTGAAATGA
- a CDS encoding ABC transporter ATP-binding protein yields the protein MSEYIIQTTNLTKRFKGRIAVDRVNLEIKSGEIYGFLGPNGAGKTTTIRMLLGLIKPSSGAIFMFGRQLKQDKLSILRKTGSLVESPSYYGHLTGYENLEAVRKILDVPKKRIDEVLSIVRLTKDAKRAVKGYSLGMKQRLGIATALLGNPELLILDEPTNGLDPSGILEIRELIKNMPKEHGITVLVSSHLLSEIDQMATQVGVISKGSMIFQNSIETLRLRAKSKVHVAVSDANIAYRTMIANGYTVEQNESALLFDNITDFQIAHIIKTLVHENVSIYRVEEIKKSLEDIFLELVGEAGSL from the coding sequence ATGAGTGAATATATTATTCAAACGACAAATTTAACGAAACGCTTTAAAGGAAGAATCGCAGTTGATCGTGTAAATTTAGAAATAAAATCTGGAGAAATTTACGGGTTTTTAGGTCCAAATGGTGCAGGAAAAACGACTACCATCCGAATGCTCTTAGGATTGATAAAGCCATCTTCAGGGGCAATTTTTATGTTCGGACGACAACTAAAACAAGATAAGCTTTCAATCCTTAGAAAGACCGGTTCTCTCGTTGAATCTCCATCTTACTATGGCCATTTAACTGGCTATGAAAATTTGGAAGCCGTGCGAAAAATTCTTGACGTACCAAAAAAGAGAATTGACGAGGTCCTTTCAATTGTACGTTTAACAAAGGATGCAAAAAGGGCTGTGAAAGGCTATTCTCTTGGAATGAAGCAACGATTAGGGATCGCTACTGCATTATTAGGAAATCCCGAATTACTTATTTTGGATGAACCTACTAACGGTCTTGATCCGTCTGGTATTTTAGAAATTCGCGAGTTAATCAAAAATATGCCGAAAGAACATGGTATCACCGTTCTCGTATCTAGCCACCTACTTAGTGAAATTGACCAAATGGCAACACAAGTTGGTGTCATTTCAAAAGGATCAATGATTTTTCAAAATTCTATTGAAACATTAAGACTACGGGCAAAGAGTAAAGTGCACGTTGCAGTTAGTGATGCTAATATAGCTTACCGCACGATGATAGCAAATGGATATACAGTTGAACAAAATGAGTCAGCACTATTATTTGACAACATAACAGATTTTCAAATTGCACATATCATTAAAACGCTCGTACATGAAAATGTGTCCATTTATCGTGTAGAGGAAATAAAAAAATCATTAGAAGATATCTTCCTCGAACTCGTTGGGGAGGCTGGTAGCCTATGA
- a CDS encoding DUF3949 domain-containing protein — protein MNDSVLFIIIMTTLLLIINVVMIPIQYAYFKKIEEEKKNKQLSQGEFFDEMEFQEQLLHFNAHSSIFIFPANFIAYSIYKKRVRRQLA, from the coding sequence ATGAATGATTCGGTGCTATTCATAATTATTATGACTACATTATTACTTATAATTAATGTTGTAATGATTCCAATTCAGTATGCTTATTTCAAAAAGATTGAGGAGGAAAAGAAAAATAAACAACTTTCTCAAGGAGAATTTTTTGATGAAATGGAATTCCAAGAGCAATTACTCCATTTCAATGCACATTCTAGCATATTTATTTTCCCAGCAAACTTCATTGCATATTCAATCTATAAGAAAAGAGTTCGTAGACAGCTCGCATAG
- a CDS encoding ZIP family metal transporter, translating to MFLDWFSSLNPTVQALLGGMLTWGLTALGAATVFFFRKIDKHILNMMLGFAAGVMIAASFWSLLAPSIEFSEQNGQIPWLAPAIGFLLGGLFIRLLDFIVPHLHLGERKEKAEGPETKFQKSTLLFLAIMLHNIPEGLAIGVAFGAASLGIGEASLIGAIGLAIGIGIQNMPEGAALSVPLRGEGMSRARAFHYGQLSAIVEPIAAVIGAAAVLLVQPILPYALAFAAGAMIFVVVEELIPESQSSGSTDLATLGLMGGFVVMMILDVALG from the coding sequence ATGTTTTTGGATTGGTTTAGTTCATTAAATCCAACGGTACAAGCGTTATTAGGTGGCATGCTTACATGGGGGTTAACTGCGCTAGGAGCAGCGACAGTTTTCTTTTTTAGAAAAATTGATAAGCATATTTTAAATATGATGTTAGGTTTTGCAGCGGGTGTAATGATTGCTGCGTCTTTTTGGTCGCTATTAGCTCCATCGATTGAATTTAGTGAACAGAATGGTCAAATTCCTTGGTTAGCACCAGCCATTGGTTTTTTACTAGGTGGGTTGTTTATACGGTTATTAGACTTTATCGTGCCACATTTGCATTTAGGTGAGAGAAAAGAAAAAGCAGAAGGCCCCGAAACGAAGTTTCAGAAATCTACACTGTTATTTTTAGCTATAATGTTACATAACATCCCTGAAGGTCTTGCGATAGGTGTAGCTTTTGGTGCTGCTTCGTTGGGGATTGGTGAAGCATCTTTAATTGGTGCGATTGGTCTTGCAATAGGAATTGGTATTCAAAATATGCCGGAAGGAGCTGCTCTTTCAGTTCCATTAAGAGGGGAAGGGATGTCTAGGGCACGAGCATTTCATTACGGACAGCTCTCAGCAATTGTTGAGCCGATTGCAGCTGTCATTGGTGCAGCAGCTGTTTTACTCGTTCAACCTATTCTTCCATATGCGTTAGCTTTTGCAGCAGGTGCGATGATTTTTGTTGTCGTTGAAGAACTTATTCCAGAATCTCAATCATCTGGCAGCACAGATTTGGCTACACTTGGACTAATGGGTGGCTTTGTCGTCATGATGATTTTGGACGTAGCGTTAGGGTAA
- a CDS encoding ABC transporter permease: protein MKAFNNILRSEWLKLRKSPIWLLIFVSPALAFITGLLAPLEIPGADWLYTLSMMTIVHALLFLPLLTGIFAAFVCRYEHVGGSWKQLLALPVSRTSVYMSKLLLVMIILLVTQLLFLIAILAVGQIRGFDQAIPWGILLRGVLGGWIATFPLAALQISVSIAWASFAAPLAINVIFTIPNILIIQSKYGPYYPWAQPILAMLPSGDTTFGVLNFSLITLLFVILGSFLAFFVSGLTYFNKKAI, encoded by the coding sequence GTGAAAGCATTTAATAATATTCTACGCTCTGAATGGTTAAAGCTTAGAAAATCACCGATTTGGTTACTTATTTTTGTAAGTCCTGCACTTGCCTTTATTACAGGCTTATTAGCACCGTTAGAAATTCCAGGCGCAGACTGGTTATATACACTTAGTATGATGACGATCGTTCATGCATTGTTATTTCTACCGTTATTAACTGGCATATTTGCAGCGTTCGTTTGTCGTTATGAGCATGTTGGTGGTAGTTGGAAGCAACTGTTAGCCTTGCCCGTTTCTCGGACTAGCGTATATATGTCAAAGCTTCTATTAGTAATGATTATACTGCTCGTTACACAGCTGTTATTTTTAATAGCAATACTCGCTGTCGGTCAAATAAGAGGTTTTGATCAAGCGATTCCTTGGGGTATATTGTTGCGTGGGGTACTTGGTGGTTGGATCGCAACATTCCCCTTAGCTGCTTTACAAATATCTGTATCTATTGCATGGGCTAGCTTTGCTGCTCCATTGGCAATCAATGTTATTTTTACAATACCAAATATTTTAATCATTCAATCAAAATACGGACCTTATTACCCTTGGGCACAACCTATTTTGGCAATGTTACCGAGCGGTGATACTACATTTGGTGTATTAAACTTCTCCTTAATAACGTTGTTATTCGTTATATTAGGTAGCTTTCTAGCCTTTTTCGTTAGCGGTTTAACATATTTCAATAAAAAAGCGATCTAA
- a CDS encoding GNAT family N-acetyltransferase, whose product MEPKLVIATKADAQAIFDIQVAAFTPLLHKYKDYETNPANEKIDRVITRIIDPNRNFYKIIVNQTLIGGICIYSKEETRFWISPMFILPSYQGNGLAQKTLQLIEQMYPQAKSWELLTILEEKRNCYLYEKMGYTKIGLHKKINDNLTLVYYKRVV is encoded by the coding sequence ATGGAACCCAAATTAGTTATAGCAACAAAAGCTGATGCACAAGCTATTTTTGATATACAAGTAGCTGCATTTACACCCTTATTACATAAGTATAAAGATTATGAAACAAACCCTGCAAATGAAAAAATTGATCGAGTAATTACAAGAATTATCGACCCTAACAGAAATTTCTATAAAATCATTGTCAACCAAACACTAATTGGTGGGATATGTATATATTCGAAAGAAGAAACACGATTTTGGATTAGCCCTATGTTTATTCTCCCATCTTATCAGGGAAATGGGCTAGCTCAAAAAACATTACAATTAATTGAGCAAATGTACCCTCAAGCAAAGAGTTGGGAATTATTAACGATCCTAGAGGAAAAGCGTAATTGTTACTTATATGAAAAAATGGGCTATACAAAGATAGGTTTACACAAAAAAATAAACGATAACTTAACACTAGTTTATTATAAACGGGTAGTTTGA
- a CDS encoding ABC transporter ATP-binding protein, which produces MPRVLSFLKPYRLPVVIALLLMLIELIVELWQPLLMAKIIDDGIQQQDMTVVLKWGGLMIGLSFIAFISGIINTFYAAHVGQSFGYDVRQELFKKVQSFSFANFNKFPTSSLVTRTTNDVTQVQNTVFMSLRIMLRAPLLIIGGTIMALVVNVKLALIFLASVPVLFIFLLWVMRRGWHLFQSVQKKLDTVNRVMRENLAGMRLIKAYVRKDYESNRFSTASAELRGQTTSVFRLLEITVPILLLVMNISVIAVLWYGNTGVIAGDVAVGEVVAIVNYATRITAALSVFSFIIMAFSRASASAERITEVLQTDIDVINSSDTNSSLQIREGKVAFRNVSFQYPEKQEPVIQNISFEVNPGETVAILGATGSGKTSIVQLIPRLYDVSKGSIFIDDHDIKTMRLEHLRRSIGFVPQEVLLFTGSIKENIRWGKEDASMEEIIEAAKHAQIHETIWELPNKYETELGQKGINLSGGQKQRISIARALVRKPKMLLLDDSTSALDVHTESKLLRALKTYACTTFVITQKISTAKQADKILLIDEQGNIQEGDHKYLLTYSDLYNRIVHSQLGKEALYDAQATN; this is translated from the coding sequence ATGCCAAGAGTGCTATCATTTCTTAAACCGTACCGTCTCCCAGTTGTTATTGCACTGTTGCTTATGCTTATTGAATTAATAGTAGAGCTGTGGCAACCGTTGTTAATGGCGAAAATTATTGATGATGGAATTCAACAACAGGATATGACTGTCGTGTTGAAGTGGGGCGGTTTAATGATTGGGTTATCGTTTATCGCTTTTATATCAGGAATTATTAATACGTTCTATGCTGCGCATGTGGGTCAGAGCTTCGGCTACGATGTGAGGCAGGAATTGTTTAAAAAAGTTCAATCTTTTTCATTTGCTAACTTTAATAAGTTTCCGACATCATCACTCGTTACCCGTACGACGAATGATGTAACACAAGTGCAAAATACAGTGTTTATGAGCTTGCGAATTATGCTACGTGCACCGTTATTAATAATCGGTGGAACGATTATGGCACTCGTAGTGAATGTGAAGCTAGCTCTTATTTTTTTAGCAAGTGTGCCGGTATTGTTCATCTTTCTTCTTTGGGTTATGAGAAGAGGGTGGCACTTATTTCAGTCTGTGCAGAAAAAGCTAGACACTGTAAATAGAGTAATGAGGGAAAATTTAGCTGGCATGAGATTAATTAAAGCGTATGTACGAAAGGATTACGAGTCAAATCGATTCTCAACTGCTAGCGCTGAGTTAAGAGGCCAGACAACATCAGTGTTTAGGTTGCTAGAAATAACTGTGCCAATCTTACTTTTAGTTATGAATATTAGTGTAATTGCTGTTCTTTGGTATGGGAATACAGGTGTAATTGCAGGAGATGTAGCAGTCGGGGAAGTTGTTGCAATTGTTAACTATGCGACTCGAATTACAGCTGCTCTATCGGTATTCTCGTTTATCATTATGGCTTTCTCACGTGCCAGTGCATCTGCTGAACGTATTACAGAAGTGCTTCAAACAGATATTGATGTAATAAATTCATCTGATACGAATTCTTCATTGCAAATCAGGGAAGGAAAAGTAGCTTTTCGCAATGTTTCGTTTCAATATCCAGAAAAGCAAGAACCGGTGATACAGAATATATCCTTTGAAGTAAACCCTGGAGAAACAGTCGCCATTTTAGGGGCAACTGGCTCAGGTAAAACATCTATTGTTCAACTTATTCCTCGTCTTTACGATGTGAGTAAGGGCAGTATTTTTATAGATGATCACGATATAAAAACGATGAGGCTTGAACATCTCCGCAGAAGCATAGGATTCGTTCCTCAAGAAGTATTATTATTCACAGGTTCAATTAAAGAAAATATACGCTGGGGGAAAGAAGATGCTTCTATGGAAGAAATCATTGAAGCCGCTAAACACGCTCAAATTCATGAAACGATATGGGAGCTTCCGAATAAGTATGAAACAGAGCTAGGTCAAAAAGGAATAAACTTATCAGGTGGCCAAAAACAACGGATTTCGATTGCAAGAGCACTTGTGAGGAAACCGAAAATGTTGTTATTAGACGATAGTACGAGTGCGCTGGATGTACATACTGAGTCAAAATTATTAAGAGCGTTAAAAACGTATGCTTGCACTACATTTGTTATTACTCAAAAAATTAGTACTGCTAAACAAGCAGATAAGATCTTACTAATAGATGAACAGGGTAACATACAAGAGGGGGATCATAAGTATTTATTAACTTATTCAGATCTTTATAACAGAATTGTTCATTCACAGCTTGGAAAGGAGGCACTTTATGATGCTCAAGCAACTAACTAA